Proteins encoded in a region of the Streptomyces violaceoruber genome:
- a CDS encoding UvrD-helicase domain-containing protein, which translates to MTDVYLDSPQLTTEQRAVVKQLWDARVLVTAGAGAGKTHTLVRRLDALCGHEDPEEALEAADILVLTFSRAAARELRERITRHGDRARRVRAQTFDAWAYGVLLQAHPDRDWTVTTFDERIRAAAEAVEEGALEAGDSVPPSHVVIDEVQDLLGDRRELVEALLDRYQETCGFTVVGDAAQSVYGFQIEDPVERNAETGRFFEWLRRSFLDDLVELRLTENFRAVTPEARVALQHGPRLQRVRDEEEAATLYEELRDLLLDPMNSLGDLTDEYTLQGLRDLDETCAILTRDNRQALVVSRLLHENGIGHRLRRPLEERPVPYWVAEMLRRTEATGLSEERFRSLLEQIPLPHTPNANALWAVLRRATRSPGRTALDLDRLRRLVADGRFPDEAADPETARIVVSTVHRAKGLEFDRVIVLTPPTVAELRKQYGTEADLPAEARALYVAMTRARHDIYHVRSPELPIIKRAGNRTTGRRFVGGWRSYDRFGVVAEAGDVCRDNPPGHATDAVATQTYLLHEVGPGSEVLLRKRHDLPVGEAQSPPYALLHRGREIGEASERFRQELFRVQKVNRTWDPWWPDEIRGLRIDTLETVTGSVAAGANAGLGDRGVWTVPRITGIGMFRRADNVEEQGA; encoded by the coding sequence GTGACCGACGTCTACCTCGACAGTCCGCAGCTCACCACCGAGCAGCGGGCCGTCGTCAAGCAGCTCTGGGACGCGCGGGTCCTGGTCACCGCCGGGGCCGGCGCGGGGAAGACGCACACGCTGGTGCGTCGGCTCGACGCACTGTGCGGTCACGAGGACCCGGAGGAGGCGCTGGAGGCCGCCGACATCCTGGTGCTCACCTTCTCGCGGGCGGCCGCCCGTGAGCTGCGCGAGCGCATCACCCGGCACGGGGACCGGGCCCGCCGGGTGCGCGCCCAGACCTTCGACGCCTGGGCGTACGGGGTGCTCCTCCAGGCGCACCCGGACCGGGACTGGACCGTGACCACCTTCGACGAGCGAATCAGGGCCGCGGCCGAGGCCGTCGAGGAGGGCGCGCTGGAGGCCGGGGACTCGGTCCCGCCCTCCCACGTGGTGATCGACGAGGTGCAGGACCTGCTGGGCGACCGCCGGGAACTGGTGGAGGCCCTGCTCGACCGCTACCAGGAGACCTGCGGTTTCACCGTGGTCGGTGACGCCGCCCAGTCGGTGTACGGCTTCCAGATCGAGGACCCGGTCGAGCGCAACGCCGAGACCGGCCGGTTCTTCGAGTGGCTGCGCCGCTCGTTCCTCGACGACCTGGTGGAGCTGCGCCTCACCGAGAACTTCCGGGCCGTCACCCCGGAGGCACGCGTCGCGCTGCAGCACGGCCCGCGGCTCCAGCGGGTCCGGGACGAGGAGGAGGCCGCCACGCTCTACGAGGAACTGCGCGACCTCCTTCTGGATCCGATGAACTCACTGGGCGACCTCACCGACGAGTACACGCTCCAGGGGCTGCGGGACCTCGACGAAACCTGCGCGATCCTCACCCGCGACAACCGGCAGGCCCTGGTGGTTTCCCGACTGCTCCACGAGAACGGCATCGGACATCGACTGCGCCGCCCCCTCGAGGAGCGGCCGGTGCCCTACTGGGTGGCCGAGATGCTGCGCCGTACCGAGGCGACCGGCCTGTCCGAGGAACGGTTCCGCTCGCTGCTGGAACAGATTCCGCTCCCCCACACACCGAACGCGAACGCCCTGTGGGCAGTGCTGCGCCGCGCGACCCGCTCACCCGGGCGGACCGCGCTCGATCTGGACCGGCTGCGGCGCCTGGTAGCCGACGGCCGTTTCCCCGACGAAGCGGCCGACCCGGAGACCGCGCGGATCGTCGTCTCCACCGTGCACCGGGCCAAGGGGCTGGAGTTCGACCGGGTGATCGTCCTGACCCCACCGACCGTCGCGGAACTCCGCAAGCAGTACGGCACCGAGGCTGACCTCCCGGCGGAGGCCCGCGCCCTGTACGTGGCGATGACTCGCGCCCGACACGACATCTACCATGTCCGCTCCCCCGAGTTGCCGATCATCAAGAGGGCCGGGAACCGCACGACCGGTCGGCGGTTCGTCGGCGGGTGGCGGTCGTACGACAGGTTCGGGGTGGTGGCCGAGGCCGGCGACGTGTGCCGGGACAACCCGCCCGGTCACGCGACCGACGCCGTGGCGACCCAGACCTACCTCCTGCACGAGGTCGGCCCCGGCTCCGAGGTGCTGTTGCGCAAGCGTCACGATCTGCCGGTGGGCGAGGCCCAGAGCCCGCCGTACGCCCTGCTGCACCGGGGACGGGAGATAGGCGAGGCCTCGGAGCGGTTCCGGCAGGAACTGTTCCGGGTGCAGAAGGTGAACCGGACCTGGGACCCGTGGTGGCCCGACGAGATCCGCGGCCTGCGGATCGACACCTTGGAGACGGTGACGGGCAGCGTCGCTGCCGGTGCCAACGCCGGCCTGGGCGACCGAGGCGTGTGGACCGTGCCGCGGATCACCGGCATCGGCATGTTTCGACGGGCTGACAACGTAGAGGAGCAGGGCGCATGA
- a CDS encoding DEAD/DEAH box helicase has product MSSSSSAVIDTVLEQSSRVLQTYAVDPGLVAEHANGERRITQGGYGDRQLFELVQNAADEIANEPGGRVHVVLTETHLYCANEGSPVTAEGAETILRMSMSKKRGGQIGRFGVGVKSVLVVTDAPEFFSRTGSFGFDRAWSYEEIKSVPGVTERYGPGFDAPVLRMARPLDMRSERASDSVLDKLLTWATTVVRLPLLPKADDRLGKDMHGNRGKDHGEPREEFPVGFQLFSPHVAKVVLEDHRPRPMARRTLTAEQSGDLHTVTEERTGKALSTERWRVFTTTHEPGPVARADAGELHDRVALDLSWAVPALERDAESGLYVSPRSRGRGKFWSFFPTKYETSLSGILNGAWKTNEDRQNLLDSSPFNQEMIKVSAQLVVDSLPGLTPAEDPAAYLPLLPGRVKESISWADEFLTREIWARTATSPSLPDQDGVLRAPKQLRVHPRLDRDLKQLTRWLRMWHECPGRPSNWLHPSVEADVLRSGKVEHILTAASHERAGVRDWLEALVATGTAEASAVAVRILADMIEKRSSFADEARKARVVLTEEHGLVAPVHGKVFRRAEHQDGLRESTVYVVDELAQDPSLAHALNVLGIREADVEGRFASVLDQGFDHYGESDWERFWELFRQAGIRRLAHKVLERVPDPRTTLRVRTADKHFRSVADCMLPGVVVDAERDPSVAVDMTFHSDDTSFFSQIGLRERPAGGVQPRPDEPWFEEYRAAVHASYLRSLDSRAPRPALNRMKVEGAAIGGPLHLFRALSEESRAAFLKALPDDAVVDNWTRQFGAQAGTRQAVMSPIRWMLRKYGRVATSQGFKPLTEAVGPQLAAYRDVLPVADISPEKARKLRLPITVDEVPADRWVALLDEVSRSEDDSFVGATYVMLTRFGADFPEDSLTRCRIGDTWGGRPDNEITLAVGAAEYRALRAEQLPALLVPTAEDAELMVEKWGMLRYADVISRETREVPEGDPVPLVELFPALRQRLGAGNRNSMVQRCAELEEVTRTPNGTHASPLDAVRQGSTVKIRVPREAESMLRLIDRELGLGLGAAGCRAVLEHQDRMAKDSALKAAQKAVRDAEDVVIKLELLIGADALRAGLPEGLMDAELQATGGAEPSGRRIAQMAFNAHGDGVLQQHARDIQARFPNAPVGYGGSSAAISFVSDLRLPVTFAGSRTPSPPSSETIEGPRDFPRLHDYQEDLVRNISTLLDRLAPQRGMLSLPTGAGKTRVTAEAVIRWVKRVGDLKGPLLWIAQTEELCEQAVQSWKFVWGKVGAERPLTISRLWSTNEVGNVVDRPHLVVATDAKLERCLGTDQYAWLREPALVIVDEAHTAISKRYTEILGLMGLTQYETHRHLLGLTATPFRNTNEDETRRLITRFGNRRLDEGVFPSGNPYRDLQEWGMLAQVEHRTLEGGRIVLNQDEKTHAERMAVLSRAAEQRLADDHERSMRIVDSVADLPSDWPTLLFATSVDHAKYLAAMLNDRDVPAAAVDSTTSRQDRRTRIENFRNGRIRVLTNYGVLTQGFDAPATRVVVVARPVYSTNVYQQMIGRGLRGPKNGGKDTCLILNVDDNIANFDTALAFTQFEHLWSRP; this is encoded by the coding sequence GTGTCGTCCTCGTCCTCAGCAGTGATCGATACCGTTCTCGAACAGTCCTCCCGCGTCTTGCAGACGTATGCCGTGGACCCCGGTCTCGTGGCCGAACACGCCAATGGCGAGCGTCGTATCACGCAGGGCGGATACGGTGACCGCCAGCTTTTCGAGCTCGTACAGAACGCGGCCGACGAAATCGCGAACGAGCCCGGCGGACGGGTCCATGTGGTCCTCACGGAGACCCACCTGTACTGCGCCAACGAGGGAAGTCCGGTGACCGCGGAAGGCGCGGAGACCATCCTTCGGATGAGTATGTCGAAGAAGCGCGGCGGGCAGATCGGACGGTTCGGGGTCGGGGTGAAGTCGGTCCTCGTGGTGACCGACGCTCCGGAATTCTTCAGCCGCACCGGGAGTTTCGGCTTCGACCGCGCCTGGTCGTACGAGGAGATCAAGTCCGTGCCCGGTGTGACGGAGCGCTACGGGCCTGGGTTCGACGCCCCCGTCCTGCGGATGGCCCGTCCGCTCGACATGCGGTCCGAACGCGCCTCCGACTCCGTACTGGACAAGCTGTTGACCTGGGCGACGACGGTCGTCCGGCTCCCTCTGCTCCCGAAGGCCGACGACCGGCTGGGCAAGGACATGCACGGCAACCGCGGCAAGGACCACGGTGAGCCCCGCGAGGAGTTCCCGGTCGGGTTCCAGCTCTTCTCGCCGCACGTCGCCAAGGTCGTACTGGAGGACCACCGCCCCCGCCCCATGGCCCGCCGGACGCTGACCGCCGAGCAGTCCGGCGACCTGCACACCGTGACCGAGGAGCGCACCGGGAAGGCGCTCTCCACGGAGCGGTGGCGCGTGTTCACCACCACGCACGAGCCGGGCCCCGTGGCCCGCGCGGACGCCGGAGAGCTGCACGACCGGGTCGCGCTCGACCTGTCGTGGGCCGTCCCCGCTCTGGAACGGGACGCCGAGAGCGGGCTGTACGTCAGCCCTCGATCGCGCGGTCGGGGCAAGTTCTGGTCCTTCTTTCCCACCAAGTACGAGACGTCGCTGAGCGGCATCCTCAACGGGGCGTGGAAGACCAACGAGGACCGACAGAATCTGCTCGACTCCTCCCCGTTCAACCAGGAGATGATCAAGGTGTCGGCGCAGTTGGTCGTCGACTCGCTCCCCGGGCTGACCCCGGCCGAGGACCCTGCCGCCTATCTCCCCCTGCTGCCCGGCCGTGTCAAGGAGTCGATCAGCTGGGCGGACGAGTTCCTGACCCGCGAGATCTGGGCCCGCACCGCCACGAGCCCTTCGCTGCCGGACCAGGACGGCGTCCTGCGTGCCCCGAAGCAACTCCGGGTACACCCCAGGCTGGACAGGGATCTGAAGCAACTGACGCGATGGCTTCGGATGTGGCACGAGTGCCCCGGGCGCCCCTCGAACTGGCTGCACCCGAGCGTCGAGGCCGATGTCCTGCGCTCCGGCAAGGTCGAGCACATCCTCACCGCCGCCTCACACGAGCGGGCCGGGGTCCGCGACTGGCTGGAGGCCCTCGTCGCGACCGGCACCGCCGAGGCGTCGGCGGTGGCCGTCCGCATCCTGGCCGACATGATCGAGAAGCGTTCCTCCTTCGCCGACGAGGCCCGCAAGGCCCGCGTCGTACTGACCGAGGAGCACGGTCTCGTCGCTCCGGTCCACGGCAAGGTGTTCCGTCGGGCCGAGCACCAGGACGGGCTGCGCGAGTCCACGGTGTACGTCGTCGACGAGCTCGCCCAAGACCCGTCGCTGGCGCACGCGCTCAACGTCCTCGGCATCCGCGAGGCCGACGTCGAGGGGCGGTTCGCCAGCGTCCTCGATCAGGGCTTCGACCACTACGGAGAGTCGGACTGGGAGCGTTTCTGGGAACTGTTCCGTCAGGCCGGCATCCGTCGGCTTGCCCACAAGGTCCTGGAGCGCGTGCCCGACCCGCGCACGACGCTTCGGGTACGGACCGCCGACAAGCACTTCCGGTCGGTCGCGGACTGCATGCTGCCGGGTGTCGTTGTCGACGCCGAGCGCGACCCGAGTGTCGCGGTCGACATGACGTTCCACTCCGACGACACGTCCTTCTTCTCCCAGATCGGCCTGCGGGAGCGTCCGGCCGGCGGTGTGCAACCGCGGCCCGACGAGCCCTGGTTCGAGGAGTACCGGGCAGCAGTCCACGCCTCCTACCTGCGCTCCCTGGACAGCCGTGCCCCTCGCCCCGCGCTGAACCGGATGAAGGTCGAGGGCGCCGCGATCGGTGGTCCCCTGCATCTCTTCCGTGCCTTGTCCGAGGAGTCCCGCGCCGCCTTCCTCAAGGCGCTCCCCGACGACGCCGTGGTGGACAACTGGACGCGTCAGTTCGGCGCCCAGGCCGGCACTCGACAAGCGGTGATGTCCCCGATCCGCTGGATGCTGCGCAAGTACGGGAGGGTCGCCACCTCCCAGGGGTTCAAGCCGCTGACTGAGGCCGTCGGCCCCCAGCTCGCCGCCTATCGCGATGTGCTGCCGGTCGCCGACATCTCTCCGGAGAAGGCCCGCAAGCTGCGGTTGCCGATCACCGTCGACGAGGTTCCCGCCGACCGCTGGGTCGCGCTCCTCGACGAGGTGTCCCGCAGTGAGGACGACTCCTTCGTCGGCGCCACCTACGTGATGCTGACCAGGTTCGGGGCGGACTTTCCCGAGGACTCCCTCACCCGCTGCCGGATCGGGGACACCTGGGGCGGCCGCCCCGACAACGAGATCACCCTCGCCGTGGGCGCCGCCGAGTACCGGGCCCTGCGTGCCGAGCAGTTGCCCGCCCTGCTCGTGCCGACCGCCGAGGACGCCGAGCTGATGGTCGAGAAGTGGGGCATGCTCCGCTACGCCGACGTGATCAGTCGGGAGACCCGCGAGGTGCCCGAGGGCGATCCCGTTCCCCTCGTCGAGCTCTTCCCCGCCCTGCGGCAGCGCCTGGGCGCCGGCAACCGGAACAGCATGGTGCAGCGGTGCGCCGAACTGGAGGAGGTCACGCGCACGCCCAACGGTACGCACGCCTCTCCCCTGGACGCCGTGCGTCAGGGCAGCACGGTCAAGATCCGTGTGCCGCGGGAGGCCGAGTCCATGCTGCGGCTGATCGACCGCGAGCTCGGGCTCGGCCTGGGCGCGGCCGGCTGCCGCGCGGTGCTGGAGCACCAGGACCGCATGGCCAAGGACAGTGCCCTGAAGGCGGCGCAGAAGGCCGTGCGCGACGCCGAGGACGTCGTGATCAAACTCGAGCTGCTGATCGGGGCCGACGCTCTCAGGGCGGGCCTGCCCGAAGGGCTGATGGACGCCGAGCTGCAGGCGACCGGCGGAGCGGAGCCGTCCGGGCGCCGTATCGCCCAGATGGCGTTCAACGCGCACGGCGACGGGGTGCTCCAGCAGCACGCCCGGGACATCCAGGCGCGCTTCCCCAACGCGCCGGTGGGATACGGAGGTTCGTCCGCCGCCATCTCATTCGTCTCCGACCTGCGTCTGCCCGTGACGTTCGCCGGTTCCAGGACTCCGTCGCCACCTTCCTCCGAAACGATCGAAGGGCCCCGGGACTTCCCCAGGCTCCACGACTACCAGGAGGATCTGGTCAGGAACATCTCCACCCTGCTCGACCGGCTCGCCCCGCAGCGCGGCATGCTGTCGCTGCCGACGGGCGCCGGCAAGACACGGGTCACCGCCGAGGCAGTGATCCGTTGGGTGAAGCGGGTCGGCGATCTCAAGGGCCCTCTGCTGTGGATCGCGCAGACCGAGGAACTGTGCGAGCAAGCGGTACAGAGCTGGAAGTTCGTCTGGGGCAAGGTCGGCGCCGAGCGACCGCTGACCATCAGTCGCTTGTGGAGCACCAACGAGGTCGGCAACGTCGTCGACCGCCCCCACCTGGTGGTCGCCACGGACGCGAAGCTGGAGCGGTGCCTGGGCACCGATCAGTACGCGTGGCTGCGTGAGCCCGCCCTGGTGATCGTGGACGAGGCACACACCGCGATCTCCAAGCGGTACACGGAAATCCTCGGCCTGATGGGCCTGACCCAGTACGAGACGCATCGGCACCTGCTCGGCCTGACGGCCACCCCGTTCCGCAACACCAACGAGGACGAGACCCGCCGGCTGATCACTCGCTTCGGCAACCGCCGCCTCGACGAAGGCGTGTTCCCCTCCGGCAACCCGTACCGCGACCTGCAGGAATGGGGCATGCTCGCCCAGGTCGAACACCGCACCCTGGAGGGTGGTCGGATCGTGCTCAACCAGGACGAGAAGACGCACGCCGAACGCATGGCGGTGCTGTCCCGTGCCGCCGAGCAGCGACTCGCCGACGACCACGAGCGGAGCATGCGCATCGTCGACTCGGTGGCCGACCTGCCGTCGGACTGGCCGACGCTGCTCTTCGCCACCTCCGTCGACCACGCCAAGTACCTGGCGGCCATGCTCAACGACCGAGATGTTCCGGCCGCCGCCGTGGACTCGACGACCAGTAGGCAGGACCGTCGGACGCGGATCGAGAACTTCAGGAACGGCCGCATCCGTGTGCTCACCAACTACGGTGTTCTGACCCAGGGATTCGACGCCCCCGCGACCCGGGTCGTGGTGGTGGCGCGGCCGGTCTACAGCACCAACGTGTACCAGCAGATGATCGGCCGCGGCCTGCGCGGTCCGAAGAACGGCGGCAAGGACACCTGCCTGATCCTCAACGTGGACGACAACATCGCCAACTTCGACACCGCGCTGGCCTTCACCCAGTTCGAGCACCTCTGGAGCCGTCCGTGA